A window of Amycolatopsis australiensis contains these coding sequences:
- a CDS encoding HIT family protein yields MSEGPELVEQQGIGVQDAFQRLWTPHRMAYIKGQDKPENDEDTGCPFCRIPSLDDKTGLIVARGETVYAVLNLYPYNPGHLMVVPYRHVADYTDLTVEETREVAEFTQHAMKVIRAVSGAHGFNIGLNQGVIAGAGIAAHLHQHLVPRWGGDANFMPIIGQTKVLPQLLGETRDLLAGGW; encoded by the coding sequence ACTCGTCGAGCAGCAGGGCATCGGGGTCCAGGACGCGTTCCAGCGGCTCTGGACCCCGCACCGGATGGCCTACATCAAGGGCCAGGACAAGCCGGAGAACGACGAAGACACCGGCTGCCCGTTCTGCCGCATTCCGTCCCTGGACGACAAGACGGGGCTGATCGTCGCGCGCGGCGAGACCGTGTACGCGGTGCTGAACCTGTATCCGTACAACCCCGGCCACCTGATGGTGGTGCCGTACCGGCACGTCGCGGACTACACCGACCTCACGGTGGAGGAGACGCGCGAAGTCGCGGAGTTCACCCAGCACGCGATGAAGGTGATCCGCGCGGTGTCGGGCGCGCACGGCTTCAACATCGGCCTGAACCAGGGCGTGATCGCCGGCGCGGGCATCGCGGCGCACCTGCACCAGCACCTGGTCCCGCGCTGGGGCGGCGACGCCAACTTCATGCCGATCATCGGCCAGACGAAGGTGCTGCCGCAATTGCTGGGCGAAACACGGGATCTGCTCGCCGGCGGCTGGTGA
- a CDS encoding MarR family winged helix-turn-helix transcriptional regulator, whose translation MSGTRWLSDDEQRVWREFNAATRMLSAHLEGQLQHDSGMPHTYYEVLVALSEAPGRRLRMSELADARQASRSRLSHAVARLEANGWVRREACPTDKRGAWAVLTDEGFAALEAAAPGHVEAVRESLFDPLTPEQVTALGEISAAIRRRLSPKCAAAVAAEEAREHEGELSKSG comes from the coding sequence ATGTCCGGAACCCGATGGCTCAGCGACGACGAGCAGCGCGTCTGGCGTGAGTTCAACGCGGCCACCCGCATGCTCAGCGCGCACCTCGAGGGCCAGCTGCAGCACGACTCGGGCATGCCGCACACCTACTACGAAGTCCTCGTCGCCCTCTCCGAGGCGCCCGGCCGGCGGCTGCGGATGAGCGAGCTCGCGGACGCCCGGCAGGCGTCGCGCAGCCGGCTCTCGCACGCCGTCGCGCGGCTGGAGGCCAACGGCTGGGTGCGCCGCGAGGCCTGCCCGACCGACAAGCGCGGGGCCTGGGCCGTGCTGACGGACGAAGGCTTCGCCGCGCTCGAGGCGGCCGCGCCCGGGCACGTCGAGGCCGTCCGGGAGAGCCTGTTCGACCCCCTGACGCCGGAGCAGGTCACCGCGCTCGGCGAGATCAGCGCCGCCATCCGGCGCCGGCTGTCGCCGAAGTGCGCCGCCGCCGTGGCCGCCGAAGAGGCGCGGGAACACGAGGGCGAGCTCTCGAAATCGGGCTGA
- the pgsA gene encoding phosphatidylinositol phosphate synthase, translating into MLNIFARASVSRVTDPIGQALVRVGLTPNAMTVLGTAGAVVCALAFFPNGYLLWGTFTVWGFAMLDLLDGAMARARGYGTPFGAVLDATCDRLVDGALFAAIAWWCFVVDDNHPAAAAALLCLVLAQVISYVKARADASGLPVDGGLVERAERLIIALVGTGLHGFGIPYTVDVTLWLLAAGSVVTLLQRFAAVAKAAREAAGEQRA; encoded by the coding sequence ATGCTCAATATCTTCGCGCGTGCCTCCGTTTCCCGCGTCACCGACCCGATCGGCCAGGCGCTGGTCCGCGTCGGGCTGACCCCGAACGCGATGACCGTGCTCGGCACCGCCGGCGCGGTCGTCTGCGCCCTGGCCTTCTTCCCGAACGGCTACCTCCTCTGGGGCACCTTCACGGTGTGGGGCTTCGCCATGCTCGACCTCCTCGACGGCGCCATGGCCCGTGCCCGCGGCTACGGCACGCCGTTCGGCGCGGTCCTCGACGCCACCTGCGACCGGCTGGTCGACGGCGCCCTGTTCGCCGCCATCGCGTGGTGGTGCTTCGTCGTCGACGACAACCACCCGGCCGCCGCCGCGGCGCTGCTGTGCCTGGTGCTCGCCCAGGTCATCTCCTACGTCAAGGCCCGCGCCGACGCCTCCGGCCTGCCGGTCGACGGCGGGCTGGTCGAACGCGCCGAGCGGCTGATCATCGCCCTGGTCGGCACCGGCCTGCACGGCTTCGGCATCCCGTACACCGTCGACGTCACGCTGTGGCTGCTGGCCGCCGGCTCGGTCGTCACCCTGCTGCAGCGCTTCGCCGCCGTGGCCAAGGCGGCCCGCGAAGCCGCCGGGGAGCAACGGGCATGA
- a CDS encoding phosphatidylinositol mannoside acyltransferase, which produces MSKLSERLSAFGYAAGWRLAGWLPAGFGATVFSLGADLAVRRDGGGVRQLRANLARVVPQADPAELDELTRRAMRSYARYWHETFRLPSMDHAEVSKKVSGSITGVENLDAALAEGNGAVMALPHSGNWDVAGVWLADYLGGFTTVAERLKPESLYRRFVEYRESLGFEIVPLTGDSSAMRVLLKRLRENKAVCLVGDRDLTTSGIPVKFFGEPARFPGGPARLAATTGAALIPAGCWFTEDGWQIRLHPRIRVTARAEVAAATQALADIFAGDIAAHPADWHMVQKFWPADLEAGERTGLEEAS; this is translated from the coding sequence ATGAGCAAGCTGTCCGAGCGGTTGAGCGCCTTCGGCTACGCGGCCGGGTGGCGGCTGGCCGGCTGGTTGCCCGCCGGGTTCGGCGCCACGGTGTTCTCGCTCGGCGCCGACCTCGCCGTCCGGCGCGACGGCGGGGGAGTGCGGCAGCTGCGCGCCAACCTCGCGCGCGTCGTGCCGCAGGCCGATCCGGCCGAGCTCGACGAGCTCACGCGGCGCGCGATGCGCTCGTACGCCCGCTACTGGCACGAGACGTTCCGGCTGCCGTCGATGGACCACGCCGAGGTCAGCAAGAAGGTCTCGGGCTCGATCACCGGCGTCGAGAACCTCGACGCGGCGCTCGCCGAGGGCAACGGCGCGGTGATGGCGCTGCCGCACAGCGGGAACTGGGACGTCGCCGGCGTGTGGCTCGCCGACTACCTCGGCGGGTTCACCACCGTCGCCGAGCGGCTGAAGCCCGAATCGCTCTACCGCCGGTTCGTCGAGTACCGCGAGTCCCTCGGCTTCGAGATCGTCCCGCTGACCGGTGACAGCTCGGCGATGCGCGTGCTGCTGAAGCGGCTGCGCGAGAACAAGGCCGTCTGCCTCGTCGGCGACCGCGACCTGACCACCAGCGGGATCCCGGTGAAGTTCTTCGGCGAACCGGCCCGGTTCCCCGGCGGCCCGGCCCGCCTGGCCGCCACGACCGGCGCGGCGCTGATCCCGGCCGGCTGCTGGTTCACCGAGGACGGCTGGCAGATCCGGCTGCACCCGCGGATCCGGGTCACCGCGCGCGCCGAGGTCGCGGCCGCGACCCAGGCGCTGGCCGACATCTTCGCCGGCGACATCGCCGCGCACCCGGCCGACTGGCACATGGTGCAGAAGTTCTGGCCTGCCGACCTCGAGGCCGGCGAGCGGACCGGCCTGGAAGAAGCGAGCTGA
- a CDS encoding glycosyltransferase family 4 protein — translation MRVGIVCPYSFDVPGGVQGHVIDLTKALLARGHAVSVLAPADDDADLPGFVHPAGKALGIPYNGSVARLQFGPVSYARVRRWIREGDFDVLHLHEPAAPSLSLLALLIADGPIVATFHTATTRSRTLSAFQPVLRPLLEKITARIAVSALARRVQVEHAGGDAVEIPNGVDVGFFSAATPLPGYPRAGGTVGFVGRYGEPRKGMGVLLEALRLLLPEFADLRLVVVGRGDAEQLRRDAGPGLAPHLELLGQVDDGVKAQALRSVDVYCAPNTGGESFGMILTEAMAAGTPVLASGLDSFRRVLDDGRAGMLVETGDPAALADGLRELLGDPARRASLAAAAGERVTMYDWSVVATQVLRVYETAIAADPRRVAAPEREPAR, via the coding sequence CTGCGCGTCGGGATCGTGTGCCCTTACTCGTTCGACGTGCCCGGCGGGGTCCAGGGGCACGTGATCGACCTGACGAAGGCGCTGCTCGCCCGCGGGCACGCGGTGTCGGTGCTCGCCCCCGCCGACGACGACGCGGACCTGCCCGGGTTCGTGCACCCGGCGGGCAAGGCGCTCGGGATCCCGTACAACGGCTCGGTCGCGCGGCTGCAGTTCGGCCCGGTGTCCTACGCCCGGGTGCGCCGCTGGATCCGGGAGGGCGACTTCGACGTCCTGCACCTGCACGAGCCCGCCGCCCCCAGCCTTTCGCTGCTGGCGCTGCTCATCGCCGACGGCCCGATCGTGGCGACGTTCCACACCGCGACGACGCGCTCGCGCACGCTGTCGGCGTTCCAGCCGGTGCTGCGGCCGCTGCTGGAGAAGATCACGGCGCGCATCGCGGTGTCCGCGCTGGCCCGCCGGGTCCAGGTCGAGCACGCTGGCGGGGACGCCGTCGAGATCCCCAACGGCGTCGACGTCGGGTTCTTCTCCGCGGCGACGCCGCTGCCGGGCTACCCGCGGGCCGGCGGCACGGTCGGGTTCGTCGGCCGGTACGGCGAGCCGCGCAAGGGCATGGGCGTGCTGCTGGAGGCGCTGCGGCTGCTCCTGCCGGAGTTCGCGGACCTGCGGCTGGTGGTGGTCGGCCGCGGCGACGCCGAGCAGCTGCGCCGGGACGCCGGTCCCGGGCTGGCGCCGCACCTGGAGCTGCTGGGGCAGGTCGACGACGGCGTGAAAGCCCAGGCCCTGCGCAGCGTCGACGTGTACTGCGCGCCGAACACCGGTGGCGAGAGCTTCGGGATGATCCTGACCGAGGCGATGGCGGCGGGCACGCCGGTGCTGGCCAGCGGGCTCGACTCGTTCCGCAGGGTGCTCGACGACGGCCGCGCCGGGATGCTCGTCGAGACCGGTGACCCGGCCGCGCTCGCGGACGGGCTGCGCGAGCTGCTCGGTGACCCGGCGCGCCGGGCGTCGCTGGCCGCGGCGGCGGGGGAGCGCGTCACGATGTACGACTGGTCGGTGGTGGCCACCCAGGTGCTGCGGGTGTACGAGACGGCGATCGCCGCCGATCCGCGGCGCGTCGCGGCGCCGGAGCGGGAGCCCGCCCGGTGA
- a CDS encoding NUDIX hydrolase, with amino-acid sequence MSVLGWLLPLLALVVVLGGLFLVATANRLDRLHIRMDAGWAALDAALARRAVVARAVAAVVGDPELRVSAERAEAAPRADREAEEGDLTLRLSRVDRTALPAELAEELTDAEHRVVIARRVHNDAVRDTLRLRRRRKVRYFRLAGTAPLPEYFEFAEPEV; translated from the coding sequence GTGAGCGTGCTCGGCTGGCTGCTCCCGTTGCTCGCGCTGGTCGTCGTGCTGGGCGGGCTCTTCCTGGTGGCGACCGCGAACCGGCTGGACCGGCTGCACATCCGGATGGACGCGGGCTGGGCGGCGCTCGACGCGGCGCTGGCGCGCCGGGCGGTGGTCGCCCGCGCGGTCGCGGCGGTGGTGGGCGACCCGGAGCTGCGGGTCTCGGCCGAACGCGCGGAAGCGGCGCCGCGAGCGGACCGCGAAGCCGAAGAAGGCGACCTGACGCTGCGGCTGAGCCGCGTCGACCGGACTGCCCTGCCCGCCGAGCTGGCCGAGGAGCTGACCGACGCGGAACACCGGGTGGTGATCGCCCGCCGCGTCCACAACGACGCCGTCCGCGACACGCTGCGCCTGCGGCGGCGGCGGAAGGTCCGGTACTTCAGGCTGGCGGGGACGGCGCCGCTGCCGGAGTACTTCGAGTTCGCCGAACCGGAGGTCTGA
- a CDS encoding XdhC family protein, with translation MSEPEACDVAHGTAEADSGVRTLVAVFASPVSRFLLKFARDLGFHVALYEPDPARVTDVPEGFEADTTLPPLDASADVVVTDHHRPELGEVLKAALEGRPRWIGVLGNPRHPGPHVAALQGLGVADADIARVHRPVGLNIGSRTPPEIALATLAGLVADRNGRPGGFDF, from the coding sequence ATGAGCGAACCCGAGGCTTGCGACGTCGCGCACGGCACGGCCGAGGCGGACTCCGGTGTGCGGACCCTGGTCGCGGTCTTCGCCTCGCCCGTCTCGCGATTCCTCCTGAAGTTCGCGCGGGACCTCGGCTTCCACGTCGCGTTGTACGAGCCCGATCCGGCGCGCGTCACCGACGTTCCCGAGGGTTTCGAGGCGGACACCACGCTGCCGCCGCTGGACGCGTCCGCGGACGTCGTGGTCACCGACCACCACCGGCCCGAGCTGGGCGAGGTGCTGAAGGCCGCGCTGGAAGGCCGGCCGCGGTGGATCGGGGTGCTCGGCAACCCCCGCCATCCCGGCCCGCACGTCGCGGCCCTGCAGGGCCTGGGCGTGGCCGACGCGGACATCGCCCGCGTGCACCGGCCGGTCGGGCTGAACATCGGCTCGCGGACACCGCCGGAGATCGCGCTGGCCACCCTGGCGGGCCTCGTCGCCGACCGCAACGGCCGTCCCGGCGGCTTCGACTTCTGA
- a CDS encoding elongation factor G-like protein EF-G2, which yields MADKQARNADTGAAVAVDDPAKVRNVVLVGPSGSGKTTLTEALLAASGTVPRPGSVVDGTTVCDHDPAAVRQQRSVGLSVAPVLHQGHKINLIDTPGYADFVGELRAGLRAADAALFVVSAAEGVDAATVAVWEECAAVGMPRAVVVSRLDHHRADAMAEIAACQAAFGDGVLPLYLPAGDGLVGLITQRYFDYSAGHPPKIGEPDPADLERMAEARNALIEGIIAESEDESLMDRYLAGEEIAEDTLITDLETAVARGSFHPVIPVCATSGIGLAEVLDGIVRAFPSPLEHRPPDVTTPEGTPHEPLTADPAGPLAAEVVRTAVDSYVGRVSLVRVFSGTLRPEKPVHVSGHGLAERGHEDHDADERVAHLYSPLGANLREVPYCVAGDLCALTKVGSAETGDTVSAPEEPLLMEPWAMPEPLLPVAVVAKTRSDEDTLARNLSRLVAGDPTLRLDRNAETGQLVLWCMGEAHADVVLSRLRAGGADVETEPVKISLRSTFTKPAKGHGRHVKQSGGHGQFAVCDIEVEPLPRGSGFQFVDKVVGGAVPHQFIPSVEKGVRAQLQKGLGDGHPVVDVKVTLVDGKAHSVDSSDAAFQTAGALALRDAAANGHITMLEPLEEVAIRLPDEHLGTVLGDLSSRRGRVLGTEAGEGGRTVIRAEVPATELVRYLIDLRSMTSGTATFTRRHARFEPMPEGLAVH from the coding sequence ATGGCAGACAAACAAGCCAGGAACGCCGACACCGGGGCCGCCGTCGCTGTGGACGACCCCGCGAAGGTCCGCAACGTCGTGCTCGTCGGCCCGTCCGGCTCCGGCAAGACGACCCTCACCGAGGCCCTGCTCGCCGCGTCCGGCACCGTGCCGCGCCCGGGCTCGGTCGTCGACGGGACGACGGTGTGCGACCACGACCCCGCGGCGGTCCGCCAGCAGCGCTCGGTCGGCCTCTCGGTCGCGCCGGTGCTGCATCAGGGACACAAGATCAACCTGATCGACACGCCCGGGTACGCCGACTTCGTCGGGGAGCTGCGGGCCGGGCTGCGCGCCGCCGACGCGGCGCTGTTCGTCGTCAGCGCCGCCGAAGGGGTCGACGCGGCGACGGTCGCGGTGTGGGAGGAGTGCGCCGCGGTCGGGATGCCGCGCGCGGTCGTCGTCTCGCGCCTCGACCACCACCGCGCCGACGCGATGGCCGAGATCGCCGCCTGCCAGGCCGCGTTCGGCGACGGCGTGCTGCCGCTCTACCTGCCCGCGGGCGACGGCCTGGTCGGGCTGATCACCCAGCGGTACTTCGACTACTCCGCCGGGCACCCGCCGAAGATCGGCGAGCCGGACCCGGCCGACCTCGAGCGGATGGCCGAGGCCCGCAACGCGCTGATCGAAGGCATCATCGCCGAGAGCGAGGACGAGTCCCTGATGGACCGCTACCTCGCCGGCGAGGAGATCGCCGAGGACACGCTGATCACCGACCTCGAAACCGCCGTCGCGCGCGGGTCGTTCCACCCGGTCATCCCGGTGTGCGCGACCAGCGGGATCGGCCTGGCCGAGGTCCTCGACGGGATCGTCCGGGCGTTCCCGTCCCCGCTGGAGCACCGGCCACCCGACGTGACCACGCCGGAGGGCACGCCGCACGAGCCGCTCACCGCCGACCCCGCGGGCCCCCTCGCCGCGGAGGTCGTCCGGACGGCCGTCGACTCGTACGTCGGCCGGGTGTCACTCGTGCGGGTGTTCTCCGGGACGCTGCGCCCGGAGAAGCCGGTGCACGTGTCCGGGCACGGCCTGGCCGAACGCGGGCACGAAGACCACGACGCGGACGAGCGCGTCGCCCACCTCTACTCCCCGCTCGGCGCGAATCTGCGGGAAGTGCCGTACTGCGTCGCGGGTGACCTGTGCGCGCTGACGAAGGTCGGTTCGGCCGAGACGGGCGACACCGTGTCCGCGCCGGAGGAGCCGTTGCTGATGGAGCCGTGGGCGATGCCGGAGCCGCTGCTGCCGGTGGCGGTGGTCGCGAAGACCCGCAGCGACGAAGACACGTTGGCGCGTAACCTTTCCCGGCTGGTCGCCGGCGACCCGACGCTGCGGCTGGACCGCAACGCCGAAACCGGCCAGCTGGTGCTGTGGTGCATGGGCGAGGCCCACGCCGACGTCGTGCTGTCGCGGCTGCGGGCCGGCGGCGCGGACGTCGAGACCGAACCGGTGAAGATCAGCCTGCGCTCGACCTTCACCAAGCCGGCCAAGGGACACGGGCGGCACGTCAAGCAGTCCGGCGGCCACGGCCAGTTCGCGGTCTGCGACATCGAGGTGGAGCCGCTCCCGCGCGGCAGCGGCTTCCAGTTCGTCGACAAGGTCGTCGGCGGCGCGGTGCCGCACCAGTTCATCCCCAGCGTCGAGAAGGGCGTGCGGGCCCAGCTGCAGAAGGGCCTCGGCGACGGGCACCCGGTGGTCGACGTGAAGGTCACGCTGGTCGACGGCAAGGCGCACAGCGTCGACTCCTCCGACGCGGCGTTCCAGACGGCCGGGGCCCTGGCACTGCGGGACGCGGCGGCGAACGGGCACATCACGATGCTGGAGCCCCTCGAAGAGGTGGCGATCCGGCTGCCCGACGAGCACCTGGGCACGGTGCTCGGCGACCTTTCGTCCCGCCGCGGCCGCGTGCTGGGCACCGAAGCAGGCGAAGGCGGCCGGACGGTGATCCGCGCGGAGGTCCCGGCGACGGAACTGGTGCGGTACCTGATCGACCTGCGCTCGATGACCTCGGGCACGGCGACGTTCACCCGCCGCCACGCGAGGTTCGAGCCGATGCCGGAAGGGCTGGCGGTGCACTGA
- a CDS encoding FAD-binding oxidoreductase encodes MDRRTFLRISGAVPVAGLAAWPPADDWARLRKRLAGPLFRPGDPGFPEAKQGFFTLYDDRTPAAVVGAARVEDVQAAVAFAARHGLPVAARSGGHSYPGYSTVDGGIVVDLSRFSGIDVRPDGRAVIGAGARLEPVAATLAAAGRVLPAGSCGTVGIAGLALGGGVGVLDREHGLTCDHLEAARIVTADARVRTVSAVAEPDLFWALRGGGGGNFGIVTAFTFRTVPVADVATFKLAFPVGTQAALLAAWLEWQPSMPDELWSGMGLGAGHATLDGTFLGPEARMNELVDDLVRRVGTPPAERGARVLDHLGAMRAFDDRDSRPGPAADRAAYVGTSRMLMRPLADPGAVAGVLTRDPRLGTIIDAGGGAIARVGVRETAFPHRTALAGFQFLHGAEAADGGEAEARRSVAAARDGLGPEFGTTGYVNYLDPEMPDWAQAYYGVNLPKLRAVARKYDPRGVFAFPQGLSAPRSTVHIGDT; translated from the coding sequence ATGGACAGGCGGACCTTCTTGCGGATCTCCGGGGCGGTGCCGGTGGCGGGCCTGGCGGCGTGGCCACCGGCGGACGACTGGGCGCGGCTGCGGAAGCGGCTGGCGGGACCGCTGTTCCGGCCGGGCGACCCCGGCTTTCCGGAGGCCAAGCAGGGCTTCTTCACGCTGTACGACGACCGGACGCCGGCGGCCGTGGTCGGCGCCGCGCGGGTCGAAGACGTGCAGGCGGCCGTCGCCTTCGCCGCCCGGCACGGGCTGCCCGTCGCGGCCCGCAGCGGCGGGCACAGCTATCCGGGGTATTCCACAGTGGACGGCGGGATCGTCGTGGACCTGAGCCGGTTTTCCGGTATCGACGTGCGCCCGGACGGCCGCGCGGTGATCGGCGCCGGCGCGCGGCTGGAGCCGGTCGCGGCGACGCTCGCCGCGGCGGGGCGGGTGCTGCCGGCGGGCAGCTGCGGCACGGTCGGCATCGCCGGGCTCGCCCTCGGCGGCGGCGTCGGGGTGCTCGACCGCGAGCACGGGCTGACGTGCGACCACCTCGAGGCGGCGCGGATCGTCACGGCCGACGCCCGGGTGCGCACGGTGTCGGCGGTGGCGGAGCCGGACCTGTTCTGGGCGCTGCGCGGCGGAGGCGGCGGCAACTTCGGGATCGTCACGGCGTTCACCTTCCGGACCGTTCCGGTGGCCGACGTCGCGACGTTCAAGCTCGCGTTCCCGGTGGGCACGCAGGCCGCGCTCCTGGCCGCCTGGCTGGAGTGGCAGCCGTCGATGCCGGACGAGCTGTGGTCCGGGATGGGCCTCGGCGCCGGCCACGCCACGCTCGACGGCACCTTCCTCGGTCCGGAGGCCCGGATGAACGAGCTGGTCGACGACCTCGTCCGCCGGGTCGGCACCCCGCCGGCCGAGCGTGGCGCCCGCGTACTGGACCACCTGGGCGCGATGCGCGCGTTCGACGACCGGGATTCGCGCCCGGGACCGGCCGCGGACCGTGCGGCCTACGTCGGCACCTCGCGGATGCTGATGCGGCCGCTCGCCGACCCGGGCGCGGTCGCCGGTGTGCTGACCCGTGACCCGCGGCTGGGCACGATCATCGACGCCGGCGGCGGCGCCATCGCGCGGGTCGGCGTCCGCGAAACGGCGTTCCCGCACCGGACGGCGCTGGCCGGCTTCCAGTTCCTGCACGGCGCCGAAGCCGCCGACGGCGGCGAAGCCGAAGCGCGCCGGTCGGTCGCCGCCGCGCGCGACGGGCTCGGACCGGAGTTCGGCACCACCGGCTACGTCAACTACCTCGACCCGGAGATGCCGGACTGGGCGCAGGCGTACTACGGAGTGAACCTGCCGAAGTTGCGCGCTGTCGCCCGGAAGTATGACCCGCGAGGGGTCTTCGCCTTCCCGCAAGGGCTTTCGGCACCCCGCTCGACTGTCCACATCGGAGACACTTAG
- a CDS encoding ArsR/SmtB family transcription factor, with protein MLDLAFSTEDLAHTRFAFSPAWEIVASVRVLNQPGEHALHLPWVKRATAALDEAGLDIGLLRDLVPLRHLPGFLAGTPATPLPELADELADLRDVPARVVRRELDAMAGPRTPALNRFHRDPEAGLERLATLMERYWDLVLAPDWPRIRALLEADVLHRSRLLAQGGAAELFNDLTPMVRWQGGTLTVAHRHLHAAVPLDGRGLVLVPSAFVWPRVFSKTDPRWQPVLRYPPRGIATLWETGTAAAPGALAAVVGRGRAMLLAELSAPASTTELARRTRLSAGAVSQHLGVLKAAGLVSGHRAGRHVLYARTRAAEVLVAGVPEVDC; from the coding sequence GTGCTCGACCTGGCATTCTCCACCGAGGACCTGGCGCACACCCGGTTCGCGTTCTCCCCGGCGTGGGAGATCGTGGCGAGCGTCCGCGTCCTGAACCAGCCGGGGGAGCACGCCCTGCACCTCCCGTGGGTCAAGCGCGCCACCGCGGCGCTGGACGAGGCGGGGCTCGACATCGGCCTGCTGCGCGACCTCGTCCCGCTGCGGCACCTGCCCGGCTTCCTGGCCGGCACCCCGGCGACGCCGCTGCCCGAGCTGGCCGACGAGCTGGCCGACCTGCGTGACGTGCCGGCTCGCGTCGTCCGGCGGGAGCTGGACGCGATGGCCGGGCCGCGCACGCCCGCGCTGAACCGGTTCCACCGCGACCCCGAGGCCGGTCTCGAGCGGCTCGCGACGCTCATGGAGCGGTACTGGGACCTCGTCCTGGCCCCCGACTGGCCCCGCATCCGCGCGCTGCTCGAGGCCGACGTGCTGCACCGTTCGCGGCTGCTGGCCCAGGGCGGGGCCGCCGAGCTGTTCAACGACCTGACCCCGATGGTCCGCTGGCAGGGCGGCACGCTCACCGTCGCCCACCGCCACCTGCACGCGGCCGTGCCCCTCGACGGGCGCGGCCTGGTGCTGGTGCCCTCGGCGTTCGTCTGGCCGCGCGTGTTCTCCAAGACCGACCCGCGGTGGCAGCCGGTGCTGCGCTACCCACCGCGCGGGATCGCCACGCTCTGGGAGACCGGCACCGCCGCCGCGCCCGGTGCGCTGGCCGCGGTCGTCGGCCGGGGCCGGGCCATGCTGCTGGCCGAGCTGTCCGCGCCCGCGTCCACCACCGAGCTGGCCCGCCGGACCCGCCTGAGCGCCGGGGCGGTGTCGCAGCACCTCGGCGTCCTCAAGGCAGCGGGCCTGGTCAGCGGGCATCGTGCCGGACGTCACGTGCTCTACGCCCGCACCCGGGCCGCGGAGGTCCTGGTCGCGGGCGTGCCGGAAGTGGACTGCTGA
- the pdxS gene encoding pyridoxal 5'-phosphate synthase lyase subunit PdxS, giving the protein MSEQQTTPPTGTVQSVTGTAKVKRGMAEMLKGGVIMDVVTAEQAKIAEDAGAVAVMALERVPADIRAQGGVARMSDPDLIDGIIEAVSIPVMAKARIGHFVEAQILQSLGVDYIDESEVLTPADYANHIDKWAFTVPFVCGATNLGEALRRITEGAAMIRSKGEAGTGDVSNATTHMRKIRQEIRRLQSLPEDELFVAAKELQAPYELVREVAEAGKLPVVLFTAGGIATPADAAMMMQLGAEGVFVGSGIFKSGNPAQRAEAIVKATTFYDDPDVLAKVSRGLGEAMVGINVEELPEPHRLAERGW; this is encoded by the coding sequence GTGTCCGAGCAGCAGACCACTCCCCCCACCGGCACCGTCCAGTCCGTCACCGGCACCGCCAAGGTGAAGCGCGGCATGGCCGAGATGCTCAAGGGCGGCGTGATCATGGACGTGGTCACCGCCGAGCAGGCCAAGATCGCCGAAGACGCCGGCGCCGTCGCGGTGATGGCCCTGGAGCGGGTGCCCGCCGACATCCGCGCCCAGGGCGGTGTCGCCCGGATGAGTGACCCCGACCTGATCGACGGCATCATCGAGGCCGTCTCGATCCCGGTCATGGCCAAGGCCCGCATCGGCCACTTCGTCGAGGCGCAGATCCTGCAGTCGCTGGGTGTCGACTACATCGACGAGTCCGAGGTCCTCACCCCGGCCGACTACGCCAACCACATCGACAAGTGGGCGTTCACCGTGCCGTTCGTCTGCGGCGCGACCAACCTCGGCGAGGCCCTGCGCCGCATCACCGAGGGCGCGGCGATGATCCGCTCCAAGGGCGAGGCCGGCACCGGCGACGTCTCCAACGCGACCACGCACATGCGCAAGATCCGCCAGGAGATCCGGCGGCTGCAGTCGCTGCCCGAGGACGAGCTGTTCGTCGCGGCGAAGGAGCTTCAGGCGCCGTACGAGCTCGTCCGCGAAGTGGCCGAGGCGGGCAAGCTGCCGGTCGTGCTCTTCACCGCGGGCGGCATCGCCACCCCGGCCGACGCGGCGATGATGATGCAGCTCGGCGCCGAGGGCGTGTTCGTCGGCTCCGGCATCTTCAAGTCCGGCAACCCGGCCCAGCGCGCGGAGGCGATCGTCAAGGCGACGACGTTCTACGACGACCCGGACGTGCTGGCCAAGGTGTCACGCGGCCTGGGCGAGGCGATGGTCGGCATCAACGTCGAGGAGCTGCCGGAGCCGCACCGGCTCGCCGAGCGCGGCTGGTGA